The sequence TGTAGTCTGGTCATTCATATTGTGGGAAGCAAGAGCGTAGTTTCCAGTCCCCATTTTTTGATTGGGCTTCATCGTTCCTGCACCACTACTTAAAACACTGTTACTTACTCCTTCTAAGATTGGTAAATTGATATGTACACTTGGAATATCAATAATACCTAGATAGTTCATCGATGAAATATTTTTCTTTAAGTGTGCTCGTTCCTTTGCTACATCTTGTAAAGTTACTTCTTTCACATCTGAAAAATCAAAACTTGGTTTGTTCTTTTTCTTTTTGTTGTCTTTATCTTTAGGTGCTTGTTGAATCACTTCTTGAGTCATGGAACGCACAAGATATTGTTTGATTGGTTCATTAAAAATAAAAATTAAACCAATTGCAAATAATAGAAGTAAGATGAGAATGAAACAGAAACGTTTCACATAATACCCTATTTTTTTCTTACCCTGATTTGTCATATGATTCCCCCTTTTCTTTATACTAACTTTTTTGTTACAAAAATGAAACAGAATTATTGATAAACTGTATCGAAAAAGAAGAAAAAATTGTGTAAAATGAAAAGTAGATTGCAAAGGGAGGGATTGAGTGAGAGAAACAGTATATGTGCATTTAGACACAATTAGTAATTCGATATTAACTAAAGGCATTTCAGCTCATGATTTTTATCAATCTTTATCCCATATCCCAGACAATATTATGTTGTTAAATCAAGAACATGATTGGGGAGAATTTGAAAATCATACAGCAATGCGAATCATTAAAGGAAGAGAACAAGTAGAACAGTATTTATCTTCTGCTCAACGAAATGAAGAGAATACATGTTGGATTGATTTTTCTGATTTACATTTGATTAAACAATTGACTCCTATCGAAATTTCTGAATTGCTTTACTTTGGTCATATGAAATATCATTTGCATTCGCCATTTTTTTATAAGTTGCAAAATGATTATGTCTTTTTGACTTTAGGAGAAGAAGTAAATAAATTGTATTGCCGACAATTAGAAGATTTTTATCGCTTATTAAGTCAAAAAATTCATGAACAATTGTTGGAACGTTGTAAGGAAAGAAAAGGTTGGATTAAAAAACCGATTTCTATTACTCCACCACCTCTTTATGTCTTAAAAGAATTAAAAGAAGTGTGGCAAGAAGGAGTGGTCTTATATTTTGGGGGAGTGACTTGGGATGAAGAACAAGTGCACTTACCGATTTACCGCGTAGAAGATCGTTTAAAAAATGTCGATGAAATTGAATATACAAAAGAAATGCAAGTAGCAGAATTGATTTATCATCGCAAAGAAGAGGAATGGACAACCCAACTCATTTTAGGAGAAGAGTTATGATACAAGGAATAGGAATTGATATTGTAGAATTAAAACGAATGGAACGAAATATAACGCAACCTCGTTTTATTGCTCGAGTTTTAACACCAAACGAGCAAGCACAATTAGAAAATTTTCCTAGTGAAAAAAGAAAACTAGAATATTTAGCAGGACGCTTTGCTTGTAAAGAAGCTTATGCTAAAGCCTTAGGAACAGGATTTACAGGAGTTTCTTTTCAAGAATTAGAAATTCTCAATGATGAAAAAGGAGCGCCACAGTTTACCAAGCATCCATTTTCAGGTCATGCTTGGGTTTCTTTATCTCATTCTGATCAATGGGCAGTAGCTCAAGTTATTTTAGAGAAATGATTCCTCTCTTGAAAAAAGAGTTGATTTTTCATAGAATAAAAAATAAGAAAGTAAAGGAGGACATTATGACCGAACGAGGATTATTGATTGTTTTGTCTGGACCGTCTGGTGTTGGTAAAGGAACGGTAAGAAAGGCAATTTTTGAAGGTGATGATCATCAATTTGAGTACTCTGTTTCTATGACTACACGTAAAAAACGTGAAGGAGAAGTAGAGGGCGTAGATTATTTCTTCCGCACAAGAGAAGAATTTGAAGAGTTAATCAAAAAAGGGGAAATGCTAGAATATGCTGAATATGTAGGAAACTACTATGGTACCCCTTTACGTTATGTCGAAGATACATTAAATAGCGGAAAAGATGTCTTTTTAGAGATCGAAGTTCAAGGAGCGATGCATATTAAGGAAAAATGCCCAGATGCGGTATTTATTTTCTTAACTCCTCCTAGTTTAGAAGAGTTACGTCAACGCATTGAAGGTCGCGGTACAGATGAACCAAAAATTATTGACGAACGAATGAAAGTAGCGGTAGAAGAAATTCAAATGATGAAAAATTATGATTATGCGGTCATTAATGATGAAGTTCCTCTAGCGGTAAAACGAATTAAAGATATTATTTCTAGTGAACATTACCGAGTAGAACGAGTGATGAAACGCTATGAAAAGATGATAGAGGAGATGTAAGACTATGATGTTAAAACCATCCATCGATTTATTATTAGATCGAGTAGATTCAAAGTATTCTTTAGTAATTTTGTCAGCAAAACGTGCGCATGAATTAGATAATCATGCTCGTAAAATGTTACAACATTATGAATCTTATAAGAGTGTTGGGAAAGCTTTAGAAGAAATTGCGGCAGGAGATGTAACGATTTATCCTAACCCAGAATTGAAAAGAGAAATGGTTCGTCGTCAAGAGCAAGAAGCAGAAATGATGCGCCAACATGAAGAAGAAGCGTTAGAAGAACGTGTAAAATTAGATTCCATTTTTAAATAGAAAAGAAAGGAGGGAAGAAGATTCCCTCCTCTTTTTATGAAAGGATAAAAAATGAAGATAGCACAAATCATCGTAGATATGCCTTTACAACAAACAAATACTCCTTATGATTATTTGATTCCTCAAGCATGGGAAGAACGATTACATCCAGGTATGAGTGTGGTTGTTCCTTTTGGTCGACAAAATCGAAAAAAACAAGGGTTTATTGTTGGCATCAAAGAGGCCACAGAAATAAATCCCAAATGGAAAACCATCATTGAATATGATGATCAAATTTGGTTAACGCCAGAACTTTTATCTATCGCTCAATTTTTGATGGAAGAGACTTGTGCTTTTTATATTCGCTGTCTACAAGTGATGTTACCTCCATTAGCGAAACGAAGATTTAAGCGTTGCTACCAAATTCAAGTGGAAAATGAAGAAACTTGTACTTTTTTTGCTAAGAAAAAAGAATGGTGGGTAGGCAAAAATGAACCAACAGAAGAAAAACAACTCCAATCTTGGGTGAAAAAAGGTTGGGTGACGATCGTTGAAGAAGAACAAAAAAAAGGAGCCAAAGAAAAACTCGTTTGGTTTGGAAAACGATTAGCTTCCCTTGAACGATTAGAAGAAGAACAAGCAAAAACAAGAAAAAACGCAGTTCGATGGCAAGAAGTATTAGAAATGATAAAGCATCTTTCTAACAAAGATTGGCAACCTCTTTCTACAAAAATTGCACAAGCTCAGTGGCAAAAGGCAGAAGAAAAAGGATTCATCGTTCGAACTCAACAAGCAGTCTCTCGGTTACAAAAAGAAGAAGGTACTACAAGTAAACCTTTGTCTTTAACAGAAGAACAAAAAAGAGCCAAAGAAGCAATTCTTGTTTCCAATCAAAAACAAGAACATACTACCTTCCTTTTAGAAGGAGTTACCGGAAGCGGAAAAACAGAAGTTTATATGCAAGTGATTGAAGAGGTGTTGAAACAAGGACAAACAGCCTTACTTTTAGTACCAGAAATTGCCTTAACTTCTCAAATTGTGCAGCGTTTTTATGCTCGTTTTGGTAAAAAAGTAGGCGTATTGCATAGTGGTTTGAGTGCTGGAGAAAAATATGATGAGTGGCGCTCGATTCAAAAAGGAGAAGTTTCTATTGTAATTGGAACTCGGTCGGCGATTTTTGCTCCATTAGAAAAGATAGGGGTCATCATCATTGATGAAGAGCATGAAAGTAGTTATAAACAAGAAGAGATGCCACGCTATCATGCAATAGAAGTGGCTAAGTTCCGTGCCAAATATCATCACTGTCCTGTAGTTTTAGGCAGTGCGACTCCTTCTTTGGAATCACGAGCGAGAGCAGAAAAAGGACGTTATCAACTATTGCGTTTAACGACACGTCCGCAAACACAATCTTTACCTAGCGTTCAATTATTAGATATGAGAACCTGTGAAAAGCATCCCACTTGTTTTCACTTTAGCTTGAATTTATTGAATCAAATTTATTACTGTCTAGAACGAAAAGAACAGGTGATTTTATTGCTAAATCGTCGCGGATATGCTTCTTTTTTACAATGTTCTAGTTGTGGGGAAGTGATGCAATGTCCAAACTGTGATATTTCTTTGACCTACCATGCTAATGATCAAGCTTTAAAATGTCATTACTGTGGCCATGAAGCTCCTGTTCCTCAAGAATGTCCGCATTGTCACCAAAAAACGATGATGCACCATGGAATGGGAACACAACAAGTGGAAGAACAAATACATCAGCTATTTCCTTCTGCTCGTATTTTGCGAATGGATGTGGATACAACACGACAAAAGGGAAGCATTCAACAGAAATTAAAAGCATTTTCAGAACAAAAAGCTGATATTTTAATTGGTACGCAAATGATTGCTAAAGGATTGGACTTTCCTAACGTAACCTTGGTAGGAGTATTAAATGCAGATACCGCTCTTTATTTTCCTGATTTTCGAGCGAGTGAACGTTGTTTTCAATTATTAACTCAAGTCAGTGGCCGAGCAGGAAGAGGAGAAAAAGAAGGAAAAGTGATTATCCAAACGTATAATCCTGAGCATTATGCCATTCAATGTGCTGTTCAACAAGATTATGAATCTTTTTTCAAAAAAGAAATGTATTATCGTCACTTAGGAAACTATTCTCCCTACTACTATACCGTAGCGATTACAGTTAAAAGTGAGGAATCACATCTTGCGTATAAGTATGCTAAAATAATAAAAGAGCAATTGGTTCAACAAGTCGAAACGACAACCTTTATTATTGGTCCAACAATGGAACCTTTAATTCGAATGAAAAAGCAATATTATTATCAAATCATTGTGAAATATAAAAAAGAACCACAATTGCTAATGTATTTGAAAGAATTATTAGAATCACTGCAAATGGCGGAACGAGAAAAAGTTTATATTATGATTGATAAAGAGCCATTGCATTTATTATAGGAGGACTTATGACAAAAATTATTTTTATGGGAACACCACAATTCTCAGTCCCTATTTTAGAAGGATTGATTGAAAAAGGGTATGACGTCATTGGAGTAGTGACACAGCCGGATCGTCCAAAAGGTAGAAAAAAAGTATTAACTCCTTCTCCAGTGAAAGAAGCTGCGTTAGCACATCATTTACCTATTTGGCAACCAGAAAAAATTTCTGGCTCGAAAGAGATGGAAGAAATCATTGCTCAAAAACCAGATTTAATTATTACTGCTGCTTTTGGTCAATTTTTACCAGAGCGTTTATTAGAAGCACCAACTTATGGAGCGATTAATGTCCATGCTTCTTTATTACCAAAATATCGTGGGGGCGCTCCAGTCCATTATGCGATTATGGAAGGAGAAGAAAAAACAGGCGTTACGATTATGCAAATGGTGAAAAAAATGGATGCAGGAGACATTTTATCACAAGCTGAAATTACTATTGGAGATAGTAATGTAGGAGAAATGTTTGAACGCTTAAGTCTTTTAGGTCGAGATTTACTATTAGATACACTTCCTCTTTACTTAGAAGGAAAAATTACTCCTCAACCACAAAATGAAGAAGAAGCTACCTATTCACCAAATATTACAAGAGAACAAGAAAAAATGGATTGGCATCGTCCAGCCAAAGAATTAGCTTATCAAGTTCAAGGAATGAATCCTTTCCCTGTTGCTCATACGACAAAAGAGGGTCAACGTTGGAAAATTTGGGCTGCAAAAGCACAAGACAAAACAACAGATAAAGCACCTGGAACTATTTTAGCGATTGCCAAAGAAGGGCTAGAAGTGGCCTGTGGGAAGGGTACCGTTTTGGCGATTACGGAATTACAACCGGCAGGAAAAAGCAAAATGGATATTCAATCTTTTGTCAATGGAATGGGACGCAATATGCAAGTAGGAGAAACTTTTGATGTCTAAAAAAGAACGAAAAGTAAGTCCAGAATTAGAAAAAACAGTACGTTATCAAGCGTTAGAAATTTTATTGCGTGTGCGTAAAAACCAAGCATACTCCAATTTAATGATTAAAAAGGCTAAAGTAGAAGAAAAAGATCGAGCACTATTAGCAGAATTGGTTTATGGGACGATTAGTCGTCGTTATACCTTAGAATATATTCTTTCTCCTTTCATTCAAGGAAAAAAGGTACAAGATTGGGTGCAAGAACTTTTACTTTTAGCACTGTATCAACTGCTATTTTTAGATCGAGTACCGAATCATGCGGTAGTGGATGAAAGTGTGAAAATTGCTAAAGAAAAAGGAAATCCAGGAATCGGTAAATTTGTAAATGGTGTGTTACGTAATCTCTTACGTAGTGATTTAAAAGATCCAAGAGCGATTCAAGATCCTATTGAACGTTTGAGCATTATGTATAGTGTACCTAAAGATTTAGTTTCTTTGATTGTAGATCAATATGGGAAAAAAGAAGCAGAAGATTTATTGGCTTCCTTACTTACTCCAAGTCATGCCAGTGCTCGTTTAACAAAACGTGAAGATGATAGAGAAGATTGCTTAGAAACTTTGAAAAAAGAAGGATTTTCAGTTAAAGAAAGTCCAGTTTCTCCTGATGGCATTATTGCTGCGACTGGACATTTAGCAGGAAGTAAGGCTTTTAAAGAAGGAAGGATTACGATTCAAGACGAAAGTTCAATGCTCGTAGCTCCTGCCTTACAAGTAGAGCCACAACATCAAGTATTAGATGCTTGTGCTGCTCCTGGAGGAAAGACAGGGCATATTGCTAGTTATTTAGATGCCACTCAAGGAGGAAAAGTAACAGCGTTAGATATTCACCAACATAAATGTGAATTAATTGAAGAAACTGCAGCACGCCTTCACGTCACAGATCGTGTGACTGCACAAACGTTAGATGCTCGAAAAGTTGGAGATACTTTTGCAAAAGAAAGTTTTGATCGTATTTTAGTGGATGCACCTTGTTCTGGCCTTGGGTTGATGCGAAGAAAGCCAGATATTAAATACAGTAAATCTATTACTGATTTATCACGTTTATCTACGATTCAATTACAAATTTTAAATGCCTGCGCTCCTTGTTTAAAACAAGGTGGAATTATGGTATATAGTACATGTACAATTAATAAAGAAGAAAATGAAGCAGTGGTTACTCAATTTTTAAAAGAACATCCGGAGTTTACGCTAATTCCTGTTCAAGGAGCAGAATCGATTCCAGCTTCTGTCCATCCATTAGGAGTAACGATATTGCCTCATCAATATCATACGGATGGCTTCTTTATTAGTTGCCTACAAAAATCCAAATAAGAGGTGAAAAAATGGAAATTCAATTAGGAACAGATGTCGGTCAGCGGCGTAAAAATAATGAAGATTATGCTGCTTATTTTTATAATGAAGATGGACAACTACTTGTCTTATTAGCAGACGGTATGGGTGGCCACCAAGCAGGAGATATTGCGAGTCGTTCTGTGGTTGAAAATTTAGGAGCCTTATGGAAACAAACCGATGCCTTAAATGTCACTCAAGCTAGTGATTGGTTATGGGCACAAATTCAGTTAGAAAATAAAAAAATCGTCGACCAATGGTATGAAGACGAAAATAAATATGGCATGGGTACAACGATTATTGCTTTGGCAGTGATTCGCTCTCATGTAGTCATTGCCCATGTCGGAGATAGCCGAGTGTATTTATTAAATGAGCAAGGAATTCAACAAATTACAGAAGACCACTCTTTGATTAATATCCTGCTAAAAAATGGTGAAATTGATGAAGAAATGGCTGCGAACCATCCAAAGAAAAATATGTTAACAAGTACGGTTGGAATGGAAGGACCTATGGAAATCGAAACTTGTGTACATAAGAAAAATAGTGGGTACTTTTTATTATGTTCAGATGGGTTAAGTAGTATGCTAACCCCAGAAGAGATCTATCAATGTGTGATGGAAGAAAAAGACTTATCCACAGCAGTACAACGTTTACTTTTATTAGCCAATGAAGCAGGAGGCTATGATAATATTACGGTCGCATTATTAGATTGTGAAGGGAAGGAGGAAGAATAATGGAAGTAGGACAAAAGATTAATGGTCGTTATGAAATTATCCGTGGAATTGGTAGCGGTGGAATGGCTAAAGTTTATTTAGCTTATGATTTAATTTTAAATCGAGAAGTCGCAGTAAAAATTTTGCGTTTTGACTTTCAAAATGATCCTAAAGCGTTGCAGCGTTTTCAAAGAGAAGCTTTGGCAGCAAGTGAAATTGTCCATCCAAATGTGGTAGAGATTTATGATATTGGTGAAGACCACGGCTTGCAATACATTGTTATGGAATACGTCAAAGGAACAGACTTAAAAACTTATATCTACGAAAATGCACCGATTTCTTTTGATAAAGCAGTAGATATTATGCAACAAATTCTATCTGCTGTAGCAGTTGCTCACCAACATCGCATTATCCACCGTGATTTAAAACCACAAAACATTTTAATTAACGGTGCAGGAGAATGTAAAATTACTGACTTTGGAATTGCAGTAGCTCTTTCGGAAACTTCCATTACGCAAACAAGCACGTTATTAGGTTCTGTCCATTATTTATCTCCAGAACAAGCCAGAGGAGCGAATGCGATACCACAGTCTGATATTTATGCATTAGGAATTATTTTATATGAGCTTTTGACAGGGAAGGTTCCTTTTGATGGAGAGTCTGCGGTTTCGATTGCTTTGAAACACTTCCAAGAAGAAATTCCTTCTGTTCGTAAGGTAAACCCTAACATTCCGCAAGCGTTAGAAAATGTAATTTTTAAAGCGACAGCGAAAGATCCAAATGAACGCTATCGAAGTGTCAATGAAATGTCCGAAGATTTAAGTACAGTTCTTTCAGCGACTCGTGTTAATGAGCCTGTCTTTTTAACTAAAAAAGAACAAGCTGAATTAGCACAGAAAAAACAAGCAGAAAAAGAAAAAGAACAACAAAAAGAAGTAGAACCACCAAAACAAGAAACAAAAAAGAAAAAGAAGAAGAAAAAGAAACGCAAATGGTGGTTATGGGTGTTACTTCTCCTTCTTTTATTGGGTGTAGGCTCCTTCTTTTTACAACCAAAAACTTCAGTGCCTGATTTAACTGGAAAATCAGTAAATGAAGCGGAACAAATTTTACAAAAACAACATTTGAAAATTGACGATGTCGAATATGAATTTGATTCTTCGATTCCAAAAAATCATGTCATTCGAACAAAACCAAAAGAAGGAACGACGGTAAAACGTTATAAAAAAGTTCTGTTGATTGTTAGTCGAGGTACTGAAAGTTATACGATGAAAAATGTTTTAGGACAAAATATCGATGATGTAGTGGCCTCTTTAGAAAATGATGGTTGGAATAAAAAAGATATTGAAATTACCAAATGTTTGAATAGTACTTTTGATAAAAATATGATCTTTGAGCAAGAACCAAGCGCACAAACAAAATTGACAGTAGGAAAAGATAAAATTTCTCTTCTTGTCAGTGTTGGATCTTCAGGATTACCTTTAGAAGATATGTCTGGTTGGAGTCAAAGTGAAGTAGAACAATATTTAAGTCGTAATGGTCTACATGTCATTTGGAAATATGAACCAAGTAATAAAGAAAAAGGAACCGTTCTTCGTCAAGAGCCAAGTTCAAATACAGATATGAGTATTGGTGATTCTGTAGTTGTTACTTTAGCAAGTGACAAAGAAACAAGTAGTGGAAACTCTTATGAAGGAACGCCTGCTTCAGAAAATCGACCACAATCTGAAGCACCAGTAAATCCAACAACGCCATCTTCTACTCCGGCATCTGAGGCGCCAGCGGTAAGTGAGGAACATACTCCAGAGTCTACACAACAAAGTGCTCCTACAGAAGCACCGGCAGTAGAACCAAATAATGGTGCATCCGAGGCACCAGCAGTAGAAAATACAAATCATTAACGGAGGTTTTGCGTGAAAGGACAAATTTATAAAGCATTAAGTGGATTTTATTATATTCAAAAAGGAAATGAGACGTATCAAACACGAGCGCGAGGAAATTTTCGTAAAAAAGGTGAAAGTCCACTCGTAGGAGATTGGGTTGAGTTTGAAAGCACTAGTGAAGTCGATGGGATGATTACAAAAATTTATCCAAGAACGAGTGAATTAAAACGACCTCATGTTGCCAATGTCAGTCAAGTAATCATTGTTATGAGCGTGAAAGATCCTAATTTTTCTCCTCTGTTACTGGATCGCTTTTTAGTTCAAGCAGAGTCTTTAGGAATGAAGACGATTCTTTATTGGTCCAAAATTGATTTATTAACTACTGAAGAAAGAGAAG comes from Catellicoccus marimammalium M35/04/3 and encodes:
- a CDS encoding class A sortase, whose amino-acid sequence is MTNQGKKKIGYYVKRFCFILILLLLFAIGLIFIFNEPIKQYLVRSMTQEVIQQAPKDKDNKKKKNKPSFDFSDVKEVTLQDVAKERAHLKKNISSMNYLGIIDIPSVHINLPILEGVSNSVLSSGAGTMKPNQKMGTGNYALASHNMNDQTTLFSPLVNLQKGAKIYLKNSKHTYVYKAESIRYISPKDTQVIANHGEKEITLITCNTSGDQRLCIQGPLIATE
- the acpS gene encoding holo-ACP synthase, translating into MIQGIGIDIVELKRMERNITQPRFIARVLTPNEQAQLENFPSEKRKLEYLAGRFACKEAYAKALGTGFTGVSFQELEILNDEKGAPQFTKHPFSGHAWVSLSHSDQWAVAQVILEK
- the gmk gene encoding guanylate kinase, whose amino-acid sequence is MTERGLLIVLSGPSGVGKGTVRKAIFEGDDHQFEYSVSMTTRKKREGEVEGVDYFFRTREEFEELIKKGEMLEYAEYVGNYYGTPLRYVEDTLNSGKDVFLEIEVQGAMHIKEKCPDAVFIFLTPPSLEELRQRIEGRGTDEPKIIDERMKVAVEEIQMMKNYDYAVINDEVPLAVKRIKDIISSEHYRVERVMKRYEKMIEEM
- the rpoZ gene encoding DNA-directed RNA polymerase subunit omega, which codes for MMLKPSIDLLLDRVDSKYSLVILSAKRAHELDNHARKMLQHYESYKSVGKALEEIAAGDVTIYPNPELKREMVRRQEQEAEMMRQHEEEALEERVKLDSIFK
- the priA gene encoding primosomal protein N', with protein sequence MKIAQIIVDMPLQQTNTPYDYLIPQAWEERLHPGMSVVVPFGRQNRKKQGFIVGIKEATEINPKWKTIIEYDDQIWLTPELLSIAQFLMEETCAFYIRCLQVMLPPLAKRRFKRCYQIQVENEETCTFFAKKKEWWVGKNEPTEEKQLQSWVKKGWVTIVEEEQKKGAKEKLVWFGKRLASLERLEEEQAKTRKNAVRWQEVLEMIKHLSNKDWQPLSTKIAQAQWQKAEEKGFIVRTQQAVSRLQKEEGTTSKPLSLTEEQKRAKEAILVSNQKQEHTTFLLEGVTGSGKTEVYMQVIEEVLKQGQTALLLVPEIALTSQIVQRFYARFGKKVGVLHSGLSAGEKYDEWRSIQKGEVSIVIGTRSAIFAPLEKIGVIIIDEEHESSYKQEEMPRYHAIEVAKFRAKYHHCPVVLGSATPSLESRARAEKGRYQLLRLTTRPQTQSLPSVQLLDMRTCEKHPTCFHFSLNLLNQIYYCLERKEQVILLLNRRGYASFLQCSSCGEVMQCPNCDISLTYHANDQALKCHYCGHEAPVPQECPHCHQKTMMHHGMGTQQVEEQIHQLFPSARILRMDVDTTRQKGSIQQKLKAFSEQKADILIGTQMIAKGLDFPNVTLVGVLNADTALYFPDFRASERCFQLLTQVSGRAGRGEKEGKVIIQTYNPEHYAIQCAVQQDYESFFKKEMYYRHLGNYSPYYYTVAITVKSEESHLAYKYAKIIKEQLVQQVETTTFIIGPTMEPLIRMKKQYYYQIIVKYKKEPQLLMYLKELLESLQMAEREKVYIMIDKEPLHLL
- the fmt gene encoding methionyl-tRNA formyltransferase; this translates as MTKIIFMGTPQFSVPILEGLIEKGYDVIGVVTQPDRPKGRKKVLTPSPVKEAALAHHLPIWQPEKISGSKEMEEIIAQKPDLIITAAFGQFLPERLLEAPTYGAINVHASLLPKYRGGAPVHYAIMEGEEKTGVTIMQMVKKMDAGDILSQAEITIGDSNVGEMFERLSLLGRDLLLDTLPLYLEGKITPQPQNEEEATYSPNITREQEKMDWHRPAKELAYQVQGMNPFPVAHTTKEGQRWKIWAAKAQDKTTDKAPGTILAIAKEGLEVACGKGTVLAITELQPAGKSKMDIQSFVNGMGRNMQVGETFDV
- the rsmB gene encoding 16S rRNA (cytosine(967)-C(5))-methyltransferase RsmB, which translates into the protein MSKKERKVSPELEKTVRYQALEILLRVRKNQAYSNLMIKKAKVEEKDRALLAELVYGTISRRYTLEYILSPFIQGKKVQDWVQELLLLALYQLLFLDRVPNHAVVDESVKIAKEKGNPGIGKFVNGVLRNLLRSDLKDPRAIQDPIERLSIMYSVPKDLVSLIVDQYGKKEAEDLLASLLTPSHASARLTKREDDREDCLETLKKEGFSVKESPVSPDGIIAATGHLAGSKAFKEGRITIQDESSMLVAPALQVEPQHQVLDACAAPGGKTGHIASYLDATQGGKVTALDIHQHKCELIEETAARLHVTDRVTAQTLDARKVGDTFAKESFDRILVDAPCSGLGLMRRKPDIKYSKSITDLSRLSTIQLQILNACAPCLKQGGIMVYSTCTINKEENEAVVTQFLKEHPEFTLIPVQGAESIPASVHPLGVTILPHQYHTDGFFISCLQKSK
- a CDS encoding Stp1/IreP family PP2C-type Ser/Thr phosphatase — protein: MEIQLGTDVGQRRKNNEDYAAYFYNEDGQLLVLLADGMGGHQAGDIASRSVVENLGALWKQTDALNVTQASDWLWAQIQLENKKIVDQWYEDENKYGMGTTIIALAVIRSHVVIAHVGDSRVYLLNEQGIQQITEDHSLINILLKNGEIDEEMAANHPKKNMLTSTVGMEGPMEIETCVHKKNSGYFLLCSDGLSSMLTPEEIYQCVMEEKDLSTAVQRLLLLANEAGGYDNITVALLDCEGKEEE
- the pknB gene encoding Stk1 family PASTA domain-containing Ser/Thr kinase yields the protein MMEVGQKINGRYEIIRGIGSGGMAKVYLAYDLILNREVAVKILRFDFQNDPKALQRFQREALAASEIVHPNVVEIYDIGEDHGLQYIVMEYVKGTDLKTYIYENAPISFDKAVDIMQQILSAVAVAHQHRIIHRDLKPQNILINGAGECKITDFGIAVALSETSITQTSTLLGSVHYLSPEQARGANAIPQSDIYALGIILYELLTGKVPFDGESAVSIALKHFQEEIPSVRKVNPNIPQALENVIFKATAKDPNERYRSVNEMSEDLSTVLSATRVNEPVFLTKKEQAELAQKKQAEKEKEQQKEVEPPKQETKKKKKKKKKRKWWLWVLLLLLLLGVGSFFLQPKTSVPDLTGKSVNEAEQILQKQHLKIDDVEYEFDSSIPKNHVIRTKPKEGTTVKRYKKVLLIVSRGTESYTMKNVLGQNIDDVVASLENDGWNKKDIEITKCLNSTFDKNMIFEQEPSAQTKLTVGKDKISLLVSVGSSGLPLEDMSGWSQSEVEQYLSRNGLHVIWKYEPSNKEKGTVLRQEPSSNTDMSIGDSVVVTLASDKETSSGNSYEGTPASENRPQSEAPVNPTTPSSTPASEAPAVSEEHTPESTQQSAPTEAPAVEPNNGASEAPAVENTNH